From Streptomyces sp. TLI_235, a single genomic window includes:
- a CDS encoding precorrin-6Y C5,15-methyltransferase (decarboxylating), whose product MADRITVIGWDGTPLTETAATALAGATLVAGAPYQLAALPVPAGAERIALGSVQSAARRIVEHRGTAVVVAEGDPGFFGVVRTLRRPEYGLELEVLPAVSSVAAAFARAGMPWEDAQVVSAHGGRLRRAANVCRAHPKVAVLTTADAGPSELALMLRGVHRTFVVCEALGTPDEDVTVLTSDRVPDHDWRDPNVVLVIGGTPPGSDEAAGWLAGRPVGFPGGDRGWALPTEAYTGPDAEARTADGDRALSPHVRALAAARLGPVPGDLVWTVGAGSGALAVEIARFGAAVVAVEEDGAACARIGVNARRYGVEVDVVHGAGPDVLGGLPEPDAVAVEHGGAQVVRAVLARRPERLVAVAHTLAEAEEIREAAATAGYRVEGILLQAAPLAPLPDGPGGLALGPGEQTVLLWGSLAP is encoded by the coding sequence ATGGCTGACCGGATCACGGTCATCGGGTGGGACGGCACACCGCTCACGGAGACGGCCGCCACCGCGCTCGCCGGGGCCACCCTGGTCGCGGGAGCGCCGTACCAACTCGCCGCACTGCCGGTACCGGCCGGCGCCGAGCGCATCGCACTCGGCAGCGTGCAGTCCGCCGCCCGACGGATCGTCGAACACCGCGGCACCGCCGTCGTCGTCGCCGAGGGCGACCCCGGCTTCTTCGGCGTCGTCCGCACCCTCCGCCGGCCCGAGTACGGGCTCGAACTCGAGGTCCTGCCGGCCGTCTCCTCGGTCGCCGCGGCCTTCGCCCGGGCCGGCATGCCCTGGGAGGACGCGCAGGTCGTCTCCGCCCACGGCGGACGGCTGCGCCGCGCCGCCAACGTCTGCCGGGCCCACCCCAAGGTCGCCGTCCTCACCACCGCCGACGCCGGCCCCAGCGAACTCGCCCTGATGCTCCGCGGCGTGCACCGCACCTTCGTGGTCTGCGAGGCGCTCGGCACCCCCGACGAGGACGTCACCGTCCTCACCTCCGACCGGGTGCCCGACCACGACTGGCGCGACCCCAACGTCGTCCTGGTGATCGGCGGCACCCCGCCGGGCAGCGACGAGGCCGCCGGCTGGCTGGCCGGCCGCCCGGTCGGCTTCCCGGGCGGCGACCGCGGCTGGGCCCTGCCCACCGAGGCGTACACCGGCCCGGACGCCGAAGCCCGCACCGCCGACGGCGACCGGGCGCTGTCCCCGCACGTCCGCGCGCTCGCCGCGGCCAGGCTCGGGCCCGTCCCCGGCGACCTGGTCTGGACGGTCGGCGCGGGCAGCGGCGCGCTCGCCGTCGAGATCGCCCGTTTCGGCGCCGCCGTGGTCGCGGTCGAGGAGGACGGCGCCGCCTGCGCCCGGATCGGCGTCAACGCCCGCCGGTACGGGGTCGAGGTGGACGTGGTGCACGGCGCGGGACCGGACGTGCTCGGGGGCCTGCCGGAGCCCGACGCGGTCGCAGTGGAGCACGGGGGCGCACAGGTGGTGCGCGCGGTGCTCGCGCGTCGCCCCGAGCGCCTGGTCGCGGTGGCGCACACCCTGGCCGAGGCCGAGGAGATCCGGGAGGCGGCGGCCACCGCCGGCTACCGCGTCGAGGGCATCCTCCTGCAGGCCGCGCCGCTCGCGCCGCTCCCCGACGGACCGGGCGGACTCGCCCTCGGCCCGGGCGAGCAGACCGTCCTGCTCTGGGGCTCGCTGGCCCCCTGA
- a CDS encoding RimJ/RimL family protein N-acetyltransferase: protein MAASFPETAISTERLLLRPLDDGDTAGLTALASDDQVHTWTSLPSPFTEAHARHLIRVLAPGRRAEGGGIVFAVAEHLTQRLVGLVDLRCTDWRLCSTEIGFITAAWARGEGYAPEAVLGVAQWLFEDRGFLRLEMRTAAGNIAAQQVAQKTGAISEGVLRSAGIVRGEEPDHHGGADARTDLILWSLLPEDLDLPDEHDAPRAGLAEPRYVLHD, encoded by the coding sequence ATGGCAGCGAGCTTCCCCGAGACAGCCATCAGCACCGAACGGCTGTTGCTGCGCCCGCTCGACGACGGCGACACCGCGGGCCTGACCGCCCTCGCCTCCGACGACCAGGTGCACACCTGGACCTCCCTCCCCTCGCCGTTCACCGAGGCGCACGCCCGGCACCTGATCCGCGTCCTCGCCCCCGGCCGCCGCGCCGAGGGCGGCGGCATCGTCTTCGCCGTCGCCGAACACCTCACCCAGCGCCTGGTCGGCCTGGTCGACCTCCGCTGCACCGACTGGCGGCTGTGCTCCACGGAGATCGGCTTCATCACCGCCGCCTGGGCCCGCGGCGAGGGCTACGCCCCCGAGGCCGTCCTCGGCGTCGCCCAGTGGCTCTTCGAGGACCGCGGCTTCCTCCGGCTGGAGATGCGCACCGCCGCCGGCAACATCGCCGCCCAGCAGGTCGCCCAGAAGACCGGCGCGATCAGTGAGGGCGTGCTGCGCAGCGCCGGCATAGTCCGCGGCGAGGAGCCGGACCACCACGGCGGTGCTGACGCACGCACCGACCTGATCCTCTGGAGCCTGCTCCCCGAGGACCTCGACCTCCCCGACGAGCACGACGCCCCGCGGGCCGGCCTCGCCGAGCCGCGCTACGTCCTGCACGACTGA
- a CDS encoding D-methionine transport system substrate-binding protein: protein MRNVLKSLSVLATAGVVLTLAACGSDGSSPAGASADPNKTLTVVASPTPHAQILDYVKKNLADKAGLKLDVKVVTDYVTPNTAVQDGSADANYFQHVPYLEDFNKKNGTDIVSVGTVHLEPLGLYSKKVKSVAELRDGAEVGVPNDATNEGRALKLLADNNVITLKSGAGTTATVQDIATNPKNLKFKELEAAQLPRSLGDLDAAVINGNYALDSGLKPATDAIVLEKAEGNPYANILAVKKGGENDPRVQKLAQLLHSAEVKKYIQDTFNGSVIPAF from the coding sequence GTGCGTAACGTCCTGAAGTCCCTCAGCGTCCTCGCCACCGCCGGCGTCGTCCTCACCCTCGCCGCCTGCGGCAGCGACGGCTCCTCGCCCGCCGGGGCGAGCGCCGACCCGAACAAGACGCTGACCGTCGTCGCCAGCCCCACCCCGCACGCCCAGATCCTCGACTACGTCAAGAAGAACCTCGCCGACAAGGCCGGGCTCAAGCTCGACGTCAAGGTGGTCACCGACTACGTGACCCCCAACACGGCGGTCCAGGACGGCTCGGCCGACGCCAACTACTTCCAGCACGTTCCGTACCTCGAGGACTTCAACAAGAAGAACGGCACCGACATCGTCTCCGTCGGGACGGTCCACCTGGAGCCCCTCGGCCTCTACTCCAAGAAGGTCAAGTCCGTCGCCGAGCTCAGGGACGGCGCCGAGGTCGGCGTCCCCAACGACGCCACCAACGAGGGCCGCGCGCTCAAGCTGCTCGCCGACAACAACGTCATCACCCTCAAGTCCGGCGCCGGCACCACCGCCACCGTCCAGGACATCGCCACCAACCCCAAGAACCTCAAGTTCAAGGAGCTGGAGGCGGCCCAGCTGCCGCGCTCCCTCGGCGACCTCGACGCCGCCGTCATCAACGGCAACTACGCCCTCGACTCCGGCCTCAAGCCCGCCACCGACGCCATCGTCCTGGAGAAGGCCGAGGGCAACCCCTACGCCAACATCCTCGCCGTCAAGAAGGGCGGCGAGAACGACCCGCGGGTCCAGAAGCTCGCCCAGCTGCTGCACTCCGCCGAGGTCAAGAAGTACATCCAGGACACCTTCAACGGCTCGGTGATCCCCGCCTTCTGA
- a CDS encoding D-methionine transport system permease protein yields the protein MTWDQMQELLWPATWETLQMVGVSSVATVLLGLPLGVLLVLTDKGGLLQHVPVNRVLGAIVNIGRSLPFIILMVALQGLTKAIAGTTIGWQAATVPLTIGAIPFFARLVETAVREVDGGLVEAVQSMGGSTATIVRKTLLPESLPALVASATTTVIALIGYSAMAGVVGGGGLGDLAVRYGYLRFETGFMWVIIAELVVIVTAIQLIGDVLVRRLGHRGASPRRFRPEAVDLPGEVAAEPASTR from the coding sequence ATGACCTGGGACCAGATGCAGGAACTCCTGTGGCCCGCCACCTGGGAGACGCTCCAGATGGTCGGCGTCTCCTCGGTCGCCACCGTGCTCCTCGGACTGCCGCTCGGCGTCCTGCTGGTGCTGACCGACAAGGGCGGCCTGCTGCAGCACGTGCCCGTCAACCGGGTGCTCGGAGCGATCGTCAACATCGGCCGCTCGCTGCCGTTCATCATCCTCATGGTCGCGCTGCAGGGCCTCACCAAGGCGATCGCCGGCACCACCATCGGCTGGCAGGCCGCCACCGTGCCGCTCACCATCGGCGCCATCCCGTTCTTCGCCCGGCTCGTCGAGACGGCCGTCCGCGAGGTGGACGGCGGCCTGGTCGAGGCCGTCCAGTCGATGGGCGGCTCCACCGCCACCATCGTCCGCAAGACCCTGCTGCCCGAGTCGCTGCCCGCCCTGGTGGCCTCCGCCACCACCACCGTCATCGCCCTCATCGGCTACTCGGCGATGGCCGGCGTGGTCGGCGGCGGCGGACTCGGCGACCTCGCCGTCCGCTACGGCTACCTGCGCTTCGAGACCGGCTTCATGTGGGTGATCATCGCCGAGCTCGTCGTCATCGTCACCGCCATCCAGCTGATCGGCGACGTCCTCGTCCGCCGGCTCGGCCACCGCGGCGCCTCGCCCCGGCGATTCCGCCCCGAGGCCGTCGACCTCCCCGGCGAGGTGGCGGCGGAACCCGCCTCCACCCGCTGA
- a CDS encoding D-methionine transport system ATP-binding protein, which produces MITTQGLTKVYRSRGREVTALDGVDLHVRQGEVYGVVGTSGAGKSTLIRCVNMLERPTAGTVTVDGIDLTALPGGENRAGRDLREARRRIGMVFQHFNLLSSRTVQQNVELPLEIIGLDRTARRRKAAELLDLVGLADKARNYPAQLSGGQKQRVGIARALAGDPKVLLSDEATSALDPETTRSILALLRDLNKQLGLTVLLITHEMDVIKSVCDSAALMRGGRIVESGVLTDLLADGGSRIARDLFPLGEFASGHSGRTVVEITFQGDTPAQPFVSQLARTYQIDINILGAAVETIAGRMVGRMRVELPGGHQDNVVPIGFLREQGLQVDLVTADGAAA; this is translated from the coding sequence GTGATCACCACCCAGGGCCTCACCAAGGTCTACCGCTCACGCGGCCGAGAGGTCACCGCCCTCGACGGCGTCGACCTGCACGTCCGCCAGGGCGAGGTCTACGGAGTCGTCGGCACCAGCGGCGCCGGCAAGTCCACCCTCATCCGCTGCGTGAACATGCTGGAGCGGCCCACCGCCGGCACCGTCACGGTGGACGGCATCGACCTGACCGCCCTGCCCGGCGGCGAGAACCGCGCCGGCCGCGACCTGCGCGAGGCCCGCCGCCGCATCGGCATGGTCTTCCAGCACTTCAACCTGCTCTCCTCGCGCACCGTCCAGCAGAACGTCGAACTGCCGCTGGAGATCATCGGCCTCGACCGCACCGCCCGCCGCCGCAAGGCCGCCGAGCTGCTCGACCTGGTCGGCCTCGCCGACAAGGCCCGCAACTACCCGGCCCAGCTCTCCGGCGGCCAGAAGCAGCGCGTCGGCATCGCCCGCGCGCTCGCCGGCGACCCCAAGGTGCTGCTCTCCGACGAGGCCACCAGTGCCCTCGACCCGGAGACCACCCGGTCGATCCTCGCTCTGCTGCGCGACCTCAACAAGCAGCTCGGCCTGACCGTCCTGCTCATCACACACGAGATGGACGTCATCAAGTCCGTCTGCGACTCGGCCGCCCTGATGCGCGGCGGACGGATCGTCGAGTCGGGCGTGCTCACCGACCTGCTCGCCGACGGCGGCTCCCGGATCGCCCGCGACCTCTTCCCGCTCGGCGAGTTCGCCTCCGGCCACAGCGGCCGCACCGTCGTCGAGATCACCTTCCAGGGCGACACCCCGGCCCAGCCGTTCGTCTCCCAGCTCGCCCGCACCTACCAGATCGACATCAACATCCTCGGCGCCGCGGTGGAGACCATCGCCGGCCGGATGGTCGGTCGGATGCGGGTCGAACTGCCCGGCGGCCACCAGGACAACGTCGTCCCGATCGGCTTCCTGCGCGAGCAGGGCCTGCAGGTCGACCTCGTCACGGCGGACGGAGCGGCGGCATGA
- a CDS encoding acetyltransferase (GNAT) family protein, which translates to MGMSVIISPATQDDAEQILKLQYLGYQDEAELYGDWSLEPLTQTLESLKAELGEQEFLVARLGDEVVGTVRGRVEADGTARIGRLVVHPRMQRHGLGGRLLDAVEQRLQEIGAVYAFELFTGHRSLGNLRLYARHGYRQSAVREVSGRLSLVTLRKTVPASLAASA; encoded by the coding sequence ATGGGCATGAGTGTGATCATCTCGCCGGCGACGCAGGACGACGCGGAACAGATTCTCAAACTGCAGTACCTCGGCTACCAGGACGAGGCCGAGCTCTACGGGGACTGGTCCCTGGAACCACTCACCCAGACCCTGGAGAGCCTGAAGGCCGAGCTCGGCGAGCAGGAGTTCCTCGTCGCCCGGCTCGGCGACGAGGTGGTCGGCACCGTCCGCGGCCGGGTGGAGGCCGACGGCACCGCCCGGATCGGCCGGCTGGTCGTGCACCCGCGGATGCAGCGCCACGGCCTCGGCGGCCGCCTGCTGGACGCCGTCGAGCAGCGCCTGCAGGAGATCGGCGCCGTCTACGCCTTCGAGCTCTTCACCGGCCACCGCAGCCTCGGCAACCTCCGGCTGTACGCCCGCCACGGCTACCGGCAGTCGGCGGTCCGCGAGGTCTCCGGCCGGCTCTCCCTGGTGACCCTCCGCAAGACCGTCCCGGCCTCGCTGGCGGCCTCCGCCTGA
- a CDS encoding DNA-directed RNA polymerase specialized sigma24 family protein — MPFLAVLAGDRLDGEDLEQEVWLQAVERAAGPGLPRDRRGWLRGCAVRSALAARGAAVPEVSVPRPAVARRGPHEELLAAELARAVRRALARLSGRCPELLLSLAESPELGYTALAARTGIPRGSIGPTRSRCLACLRSLLAARRGDWTGE, encoded by the coding sequence GTGCCCTTCCTCGCCGTGCTGGCCGGGGACCGGCTGGACGGCGAGGACCTGGAGCAGGAGGTCTGGCTGCAGGCCGTCGAGCGGGCGGCCGGCCCCGGGCTGCCCCGGGACCGCCGCGGCTGGCTGCGCGGCTGCGCCGTCCGATCCGCGCTGGCGGCCCGCGGCGCCGCCGTCCCGGAGGTTTCGGTGCCGCGGCCGGCGGTGGCCCGGCGCGGGCCGCACGAGGAGCTGCTGGCCGCCGAGCTCGCCCGGGCCGTCCGCCGGGCCCTGGCGCGGCTGTCCGGGCGCTGCCCGGAGCTGCTGCTCTCGCTCGCCGAGTCGCCGGAGCTCGGCTACACCGCGCTGGCCGCCCGGACGGGCATCCCGCGCGGCTCCATCGGCCCCACCCGGTCGCGGTGTCTGGCCTGCCTGCGGTCGCTGCTCGCGGCGCGCCGCGGGGACTGGACGGGGGAGTGA
- a CDS encoding argininosuccinate lyase, protein MTADQNAASSNPELRLWGARFADGPSEALAKLSASVHFDWRLAPYDIAGSKAHARVLHKAGLLTEDELAAMLAGLDGLLADVESGAFTGTIADEDVHTALERGLLERLGPDLGGKLRAGRSRNDQIATLFRMYLRDHAKTIGGLVLDLQHALVGLAEAHPDTAMPGRTHLQHAQPVLFAHHVLAHVQALGRDAERLRQWDTRTAVSPYGSGALAGSSLGLDPQAVAADLGFERGSVGNSIDGTASRDFVAEFAFVTAMIGINLSRIAEEVIIWNTKEFGFITLHDAFSTGSSIMPQKKNPDIAELARGKSGRLIGNLTGLLATLKALPLAYNRDLQEDKEPVFDSCDTLEVLLPAFTGMMATLTVHRERLEELAPAGFSLATDIAEWLVKQGVPFRVAHEVAGACVKTCEQQGIELWDLTDEQFAAISGHLTPEVRSVLSVHGAIASRSGRGGTAPSAVAAQLAEVKADLAAQQEWLRG, encoded by the coding sequence ATGACCGCCGACCAGAACGCCGCCAGCAGCAATCCTGAGCTGCGCCTCTGGGGCGCGCGCTTCGCCGACGGCCCGTCCGAGGCGCTGGCCAAGCTCTCCGCCTCGGTGCACTTCGACTGGCGCCTCGCGCCCTACGACATCGCCGGGTCCAAGGCGCACGCCCGCGTGCTGCACAAGGCCGGCCTGCTGACCGAGGACGAGCTCGCCGCCATGCTGGCCGGCCTGGACGGGCTGCTCGCCGACGTCGAGTCCGGCGCCTTCACCGGCACCATCGCCGACGAGGACGTGCACACCGCCCTCGAGCGCGGCCTGCTGGAGCGCCTCGGCCCCGACCTCGGCGGCAAGCTGCGGGCCGGCCGGTCCCGCAACGACCAGATCGCCACGCTGTTCCGGATGTACCTCCGGGACCACGCGAAGACCATCGGCGGGCTGGTCCTCGACCTCCAGCACGCCCTGGTCGGCCTCGCCGAGGCCCACCCGGACACCGCCATGCCGGGCCGCACCCACCTTCAGCACGCCCAGCCGGTGCTCTTCGCCCACCACGTCCTCGCGCACGTGCAGGCCCTCGGCCGGGACGCCGAGCGGCTGCGCCAGTGGGACACCCGGACCGCCGTCTCCCCCTACGGCTCCGGCGCGCTGGCGGGCTCCTCGCTCGGCCTCGACCCGCAGGCGGTCGCCGCCGACCTCGGCTTCGAGCGCGGCTCGGTCGGCAACTCCATCGACGGCACCGCCTCGCGCGACTTCGTCGCCGAGTTCGCCTTCGTCACCGCCATGATCGGCATCAACCTCTCGCGCATCGCCGAGGAGGTGATCATCTGGAACACCAAGGAGTTCGGCTTCATCACGCTGCACGACGCCTTCTCCACGGGCTCCTCGATCATGCCGCAGAAGAAGAACCCGGACATCGCCGAGCTCGCCCGCGGCAAGTCCGGCCGCCTCATCGGCAACCTCACCGGCCTGCTCGCCACCCTCAAGGCGCTGCCGCTCGCATACAACCGCGACCTGCAGGAGGACAAGGAGCCGGTCTTCGACTCCTGCGACACGCTGGAGGTCCTGCTCCCGGCCTTCACCGGCATGATGGCCACCCTGACCGTCCACCGGGAGCGGCTGGAGGAGCTGGCCCCGGCCGGCTTCTCGCTGGCCACCGACATCGCCGAGTGGCTGGTCAAGCAGGGCGTGCCGTTCCGGGTCGCGCACGAGGTCGCCGGAGCCTGCGTCAAGACCTGCGAGCAGCAGGGCATCGAGCTGTGGGACCTGACGGACGAGCAGTTCGCCGCCATCTCCGGGCACCTGACGCCGGAGGTCCGCTCGGTGCTCAGCGTGCACGGCGCCATCGCCTCCCGCAGCGGCCGCGGCGGCACCGCCCCGAGCGCCGTCGCCGCCCAGCTGGCCGAGGTGAAGGCCGACCTCGCCGCCCAGCAGGAGTGGCTCCGGGGCTGA